A single window of Microbispora hainanensis DNA harbors:
- a CDS encoding NAD(P)-dependent alcohol dehydrogenase, which produces MDDHTMRAVLFDRYGGPEVLYVSRVPRPEPAPGEVLVRVRAFSVNGGETAARSGKVRLLTGRKFPQRMGLDLTGEVAALGAGVTDFVVGDRVWGVVGRTGFGSAAEYVAVRAERLGRVPAGLDLVEAAALPVATTAITALRDKARLRPGERLLVRGAAGGVGNAAVQLGRAYGAEVTALARAANLDFVRTLGAHHVVDHRTVTPGELGLFDVVLDTAGTDLRAFRRLLRPGGRMVTIAFDLTRPAASLGYLAASAVHGRGRVRFFSGNPTRALFDDLAREVAEGRLRPAVDRCFPLEETAAAHRALEAGGVRGKYVVRVD; this is translated from the coding sequence ATGGACGACCACACGATGAGAGCGGTGCTGTTCGACCGATACGGCGGTCCCGAGGTGCTGTACGTGAGCCGGGTGCCGCGCCCGGAGCCGGCGCCCGGCGAGGTGCTCGTGCGGGTGCGCGCGTTCAGCGTGAACGGCGGAGAAACGGCCGCCCGTTCCGGCAAGGTCCGTCTCCTCACCGGACGGAAGTTCCCGCAACGCATGGGGTTGGACCTCACCGGCGAGGTCGCCGCGCTCGGCGCCGGCGTGACGGACTTCGTGGTCGGCGACCGGGTGTGGGGTGTCGTGGGCCGCACCGGATTCGGCAGCGCCGCCGAGTATGTGGCGGTCCGGGCCGAGCGGCTCGGCCGCGTCCCGGCCGGACTCGATCTGGTGGAGGCCGCCGCGCTGCCGGTGGCGACCACGGCCATCACGGCGCTGCGCGACAAGGCCCGGCTGCGCCCCGGCGAACGACTGCTCGTACGCGGCGCCGCGGGCGGTGTCGGCAACGCCGCCGTCCAGCTCGGACGGGCCTACGGCGCCGAGGTCACTGCCCTGGCCCGCGCCGCCAACCTCGACTTCGTCCGTACGCTCGGCGCCCATCACGTCGTCGACCACCGGACCGTCACGCCGGGCGAACTGGGCCTGTTCGACGTGGTCCTCGACACCGCGGGCACCGACCTGCGGGCCTTCCGGCGCCTGCTGAGGCCCGGCGGGCGTATGGTCACCATCGCCTTCGACCTGACGCGGCCCGCCGCTTCACTCGGCTATCTCGCCGCCAGCGCCGTGCACGGACGCGGCCGGGTGCGCTTCTTCAGCGGCAACCCCACGCGGGCGCTCTTCGACGACCTCGCCCGTGAGGTGGCGGAGGGGAGACTGCGCCCCGCGGTGGACCGGTGCTTCCCGCTGGAGGAGACGGCGGCGGCCCACCGCGCGCTGGAGGCGGGCGGGGTGCGGGGCAAATACGTCGTCAGGGTCGACTGA
- a CDS encoding TetR/AcrR family transcriptional regulator: protein MEDSSRIAGQRMRADARRNRGRILVAAREVFAEHGIDAPMAAVARRAGVGVATLYRRFPTRDALVRAAFAHQMQTCARALTEALADPDPWRGFQRLFETVCELQREERGFPAAFVAAFPDSTAGHAQARERTERDLTTLVRRAQAAGALRADFHPSDLIVALLSHCGLVTALPHDTAASRRLVAYLLQSFRAEAAHRPLPPPSALSLRDVPVAADGSQRPRSSRA from the coding sequence GTGGAGGATTCCTCTCGGATCGCGGGCCAGCGGATGCGGGCCGACGCCCGGCGCAACCGGGGGCGCATCCTCGTCGCCGCCCGCGAGGTCTTCGCCGAGCACGGGATCGACGCGCCCATGGCGGCCGTCGCCCGGAGGGCCGGAGTCGGCGTGGCGACGCTTTACCGGCGTTTCCCGACCCGCGACGCGCTGGTGCGGGCCGCGTTCGCGCACCAGATGCAGACCTGCGCCCGGGCGCTCACCGAGGCGCTGGCCGACCCCGACCCCTGGAGGGGCTTCCAGCGGTTGTTCGAGACGGTCTGCGAACTCCAGCGGGAGGAGCGCGGCTTCCCCGCCGCGTTCGTCGCGGCCTTTCCGGACAGCACGGCGGGACACGCGCAGGCTCGGGAACGGACCGAGCGCGACCTCACGACCCTGGTCCGCAGAGCCCAGGCGGCGGGCGCGCTGCGGGCCGACTTCCACCCTTCCGACCTCATCGTGGCCCTGTTGTCCCACTGTGGTCTGGTCACCGCGCTGCCGCACGACACTGCCGCGTCCCGGCGCCTGGTGGCGTACCTGCTGCAGTCGTTCCGCGCCGAGGCGGCTCACCGGCCCCTGCCTCCGCCGAGCGCTCTGTCGCTGCGCGATGTCCCGGTCGCGGCCGACGGCTCACAGAGACCGCGTTCCTCCAGGGCCTGA
- a CDS encoding NAD(P)H-binding protein, producing the protein MIIITGATGQLGRGVVKHLLARIPADRLGVSVRDVAKADGLAQRGVRVRQGDFDDPASLAYAFEGASQVLVVSGPADARPHRTAIEAATAAGAKRIVYTSHMGANPASPFVPMPSHAETEQDLRASGVAFTALRNGFYATTAVQFVRQALETGTLVAPEDGPVSWTAHADLAEVAAAALTEEGRLDGITPPLTGPEALDLADAAALASELTGREITRVTVPDDEWVAGMVSQGVPEQQARFLLGMFEAGRRGEFAEVDPTLGELLGRKPITLRELLADALAT; encoded by the coding sequence ATGATCATCATCACCGGGGCGACGGGTCAGCTCGGGCGCGGCGTCGTCAAGCATCTGCTCGCGCGCATCCCCGCCGACCGGCTCGGCGTCAGCGTCCGCGACGTGGCGAAGGCCGACGGCCTCGCCCAGCGCGGCGTCCGCGTGCGGCAGGGCGACTTCGACGATCCCGCGAGCCTGGCGTACGCGTTCGAGGGCGCGTCCCAGGTGCTCGTCGTCTCGGGCCCTGCCGACGCGCGCCCGCACCGTACGGCGATCGAGGCCGCCACGGCCGCGGGCGCCAAGCGGATCGTCTACACCAGCCACATGGGCGCGAACCCGGCATCCCCCTTCGTCCCGATGCCGTCCCACGCCGAGACCGAGCAGGACCTGCGCGCGTCCGGCGTCGCGTTCACCGCGCTGCGCAACGGCTTCTACGCCACCACCGCGGTGCAGTTCGTGCGTCAGGCGCTCGAGACCGGCACGCTCGTCGCGCCCGAGGACGGCCCGGTCTCCTGGACCGCCCACGCCGACCTCGCCGAGGTGGCCGCCGCCGCCCTGACCGAGGAGGGCCGGCTCGACGGGATCACCCCGCCGCTGACCGGTCCCGAGGCGCTCGACCTGGCGGACGCCGCCGCGCTCGCCTCCGAGCTGACCGGACGCGAGATCACCCGCGTCACCGTCCCGGACGACGAGTGGGTGGCGGGCATGGTGTCACAGGGCGTTCCCGAGCAGCAGGCCCGCTTCCTTCTGGGCATGTTCGAGGCCGGCCGCCGGGGCGAGTTCGCCGAAGTCGATCCCACGCTCGGGGAGTTGCTCGGCCGCAAGCCGATCACGTTGCGCGAACTGCTGGCGGACGCGCTCGCGACCTGA
- a CDS encoding TetR/AcrR family transcriptional regulator, which yields MSDPESETASGRDRTRAHIVSVAAGLLASGGREAVSTRAVAAAAGTQAPTIYRLFGDKEGLLDAVAEYGFSSYLRDKKASPPVGDPIEALRAGWDLHVGFGLANPALFSLMYGDPTPGRQSPAAVTAFRMLGERIRAIAAAGRLKVGERLAADLVHAAGCGTVFTLLALPVERRDPRLSETAREAVIAAITTDVPVVEAPGPAAAAMALRAALPDATALTDGERHVLGEWLDRLAADGPG from the coding sequence GTGAGTGATCCCGAGAGCGAGACGGCGAGCGGCCGCGACAGGACGCGGGCGCACATCGTGTCGGTCGCGGCCGGGCTGCTCGCGAGCGGCGGGCGCGAGGCCGTCTCGACCAGAGCGGTGGCCGCCGCGGCGGGGACGCAGGCGCCGACGATCTACCGCCTGTTCGGCGACAAGGAGGGCCTGCTCGACGCGGTCGCCGAGTATGGCTTCAGCTCCTATCTCCGGGACAAGAAGGCGAGCCCGCCGGTCGGCGACCCGATCGAGGCGTTGCGCGCCGGATGGGACCTGCACGTCGGCTTCGGGCTGGCGAACCCCGCCCTGTTCTCGCTCATGTACGGCGATCCCACGCCGGGACGGCAGTCGCCCGCCGCCGTCACCGCCTTCCGCATGCTGGGGGAGCGCATCCGCGCCATCGCCGCCGCCGGGCGGCTGAAGGTCGGCGAGCGCCTGGCGGCCGACCTCGTGCACGCCGCCGGCTGCGGCACGGTCTTCACGTTGCTCGCCCTGCCCGTGGAGCGGCGTGACCCGCGCCTGTCGGAGACGGCCCGCGAGGCAGTGATAGCCGCCATCACCACCGACGTCCCCGTGGTCGAGGCCCCCGGACCGGCCGCGGCGGCGATGGCGCTGCGCGCCGCGCTGCCCGACGCCACAGCTCTCACCGACGGCGAACGCCACGTGCTCGGCGAATGGCTCGACCGGCTCGCCGCGGACGGACCCGGCTGA